A single window of Solanum dulcamara chromosome 5, daSolDulc1.2, whole genome shotgun sequence DNA harbors:
- the LOC129889400 gene encoding uncharacterized protein LOC129889400 isoform X2, with the protein MESGVEEKSGGSSIENSKKQRSLDLQTLYKSGDLSKGKVSVGESDVDVRKKKKKKKRKSIKDVSLDKPEPTGEKSRSSKDEDHVNGDSVGPAESRLSSSKLEKRLDHSNRLGGLSLRLDINGNAIPRRPRGFVGRSKFNNGRASQLSTVQTSVIGNDEIKGEPDKTEGDQLPKKCALSGGEAKSDEQSSKLPSHSAGNGVTVKVKRKISVDDSREKKKGKVSSIQHAKEDSHVAVNNGETSSRKHWSTRNKRKDSSSRSSKSIKNGAPSGDNFRNFRQDSLNDDDEENLEQNAAMMLSSRFDPSCTGFSSKSRSSASQSAERLSSLPTSGQDFISREGNSLTGSESVSVDTASRVLRPRQKLKERGISRKRRHFYEVLPRDLDAYWVLNRRIKVFWPLDESWYYGLLKDYNPVRKVHHVKYDDRDEEWINLEDERFKLLLFPWEVPGKRKVRKSADAAKSIDERTLDLVVDDDSHPGNCLDSEPIISWLARSSRRVKSSPSRSLKRQKTLQLSTVSSLPHVKTEGTDCNLGSLNNCIGKTDNDLLFPDKLIDHSKAENSFVENHSSPMDGKPVVYVRRRFRKKMDGLPVYEADKAYVADIATVSVAPVVDELQNRKSSVMCIPGPESEKFLSAIDDEGVLRLHMPLLEAKQFRVEICLPILPLLLLEAEQSWLSRTVLLLQHGAIMIRWPTFFLEMLFVDNVVGLRFLLFECCLNHAMAFIFFVLTLFNQADEEWRYESLQLPVTSVRFRLSSIQDSRKQQSFAFSCFSKLKNSKWLYLDSKLQKRSLLARQLPLSECSYENIKSLDCRIEQLLFNAHADRSSFKKCVPGGLPKGTSTDCCSARLTSSTLSSAVKLGRVPRFALPFSAAPTFFICLHLRLLMERNFACVSLQDYSSINACQPVKNDGSRVKCSEIAEDIAETSFTGASSAGGSSCAERQLGSLACEQQLGSECVSLKSSQNCQLDVSRSSFIAKHSELDMSDVTVVSNNLESDDQVLDQFVKSSGRRHSKNLSHSLSNARCHSGLVGMSIAIPSFDQVEGLSDGKEINVGEASHLTLNTGDDLISSPNRTVTSDVVRIPNITGTGDHMVQSPNPSGPGGLLHRNRNSSSSSPFGEISPIWVDGKANFTGGGFGNGPKRPRTQVQYTLPYGGYDFSSMHKNHSPRTLPYKRIRRASEKKNAYSCGGSQRNIELLACDANVLVTLGGVKGWREFGARIVLEIAGHNEWRIAVKFSGITKYSYKVHNVLQPGSTNRFTHAMMWKGGKDWVLEFPDRSQWMLFKELHEECYNRNIRAASVKNIPIPGVRLIEEIEDYASEVSFIRSSPTYYRQAESDVEMAMDPSHILYDMDSEDEQWLSKNDFSCSGESKHEEIPDEFFEKVMDMFEKVAYARQRDRFAPDELEELMVGVGSMEAVKSIYEHWQNKRQKNGMSLIRHLQPPLWERYQQQLKEWEQAMSNANHGFASICQEKAASMEKPPMSAFCLKPRGLEVPNKGSKQRSQRKISVSGHNHVVSRDQDGLHPFGRRSNGYSHGDEMVMYPSHEYSDVSPMLHASPRVFSPREASGFGYFSLNSDVSDWSHQPKFYRNKPKKIGSFHSHSNPHMVASYDQRTVVKRNGVHRWNMSLPEWSNQKHYHPEGSRGPATEQFDSSDLHEFRLRDASGAAQHALNMAKLKREKAQRLLYKADLAIHKAVVALMTAEAIKAAAESTNVDGQVVSTRNHVP; encoded by the exons ATGGAAAGTGGTGTAGAAGAGAAATCTGGTGGTAGTTCTATTGAGAATTCGAAGAAACAAAGGTCTTTGGATTTGCAGACACTATACAAGTCTGGGGATTTGAGCAAGGGGAAAGTTTCTGTTGGAGAGAGTGATGTTGATgttaggaagaagaagaagaaaaagaagagaaagagtaTAAAAGATGTGTCATTGGACAAGCCTGAGCCAACTGGGGAAAAGAGTAGGAGTAGTAAGGATGAGGATCATGTGAATGGAGATAGTGTGGGACCAGCTGAATCGCGGTTGTCATCATCGAAGTTGGAGAAAAGACTGGATCACAGCAATCGGCTGGGTGGACTTTCTCTTAGGTTAGATATTAATGGTAATGCTATTCCAAGGCGACCACGTGGTTTTGTGGGCCGAAGTAAGTTTAATAACGGTCGAGCTTCGCAGTTATCGACGGTTCAGACTTCTGTCATTGGAAATGACGAGATAAAAGGTGAACCTGACAAAACTGAGGGCGACCAGCTTCCAAAAAAGTGCGCTTTGTCTGGCGGAGAAGCTAAAAGTGATGAACAGAGTTCTAAATTACCTAGTCATTCAGCTGGCAATGGTGTTACTGTCAAGGTAAAGAGAAAGATAAGTGTTGATGATTCacgagaaaagaaaaaaggtaaGGTAAGTTCAATTCAGCATGCTAAAGAAGATAGTCATGTAGCTGTAAATAATGGTGAAACATCTTCTAGAAAGCACTGGAGTACTCGTAACAAGAGAAAGGATTCGTCATCTAGGAGTAGTAAATCTATAAAGAATGGTGCACCATCTGGAGATAATTTTAGAAACTTTCGCCAAGATTCTCTAAACGATGACGATGAGGAGAACCTTGAGCAGAATGCAGCAATGATGCTGTCATCGAGATTTGACCCTAGTTGTACAGGGTTTTCTTCAAAAAGCAGATCTTCAGCATCACAATCTGCTGAACGATTATCTTCTTTACCCACTTCTGGTCAGGATTTTATTAGTCGGGAGGGGAATTCCTTGACTGGCTCAGAATCTGTATCAGTTGATACTGCTAGCAGAGTTCTACGACCAAGACAGAAGCTCAAAGAGAGGGGTATTTCTAGGAAACGCCGTCATTTCTATGAAGTTCTTCCTAGGGACTTGGATGCGTACTGGGTATTGAACCGAAGGATTAAAGTCTTCTGGCCATTGGATGAGAGTTGGTATTATGGTCTTTTGAAAGATTACAATCCAGTGAGGAAAGTCCATCATGTCAAATATGATGATCGAGATGAGGAATGGATAAACCTAGAAGATGAGCGGTTTAAACTTTTGCTTTTCCCTTGGGAGGTACCTGGAAAAAGGAAAGTCAGAAAATCTGCAGATGCTGCAAAAAGCATTGACGAAAGGACACTTGACTTGGTCGTAGATGATGACAGCCACCCAGGTAACTGTCTGGACTCAGAGCCCATTATATCTTGGTTGGCTCGATCATCTCGTCGAGTAAAGTCTTCTCCTTCCAGGTCATTGAAGAGACAGAAAACATTACAGTTATCTACTGTATCATCACTGCCGCATGTCAAAACTGAGGGCACAGACTGTAATTTAGGTTCCTTGAACAACTGTATAGGCAAGACAGATAATGATCTACTATTCCCAGATAAGCTGATTGATCATAGCAAGGCTGAGAATTCTTTTGTCGAAAATCATAGCAGCCCCATGGATGGAAAACCTGTTGTTTATGTTCGAAGACGTTTCCGTAAGAAGATGGATGGACTTCCTGTGTATGAAGCTGACAAAGCTTATGTAGCTGATATAGCTACTGTTTCCGTTGCACCAGTTGTGGATGAATTGCAGAACCGCAAATCCAGTGTTATGTGCATTCCTGGCCCCGAGAGTGAGAAGTTTCTGTCTGCAATTGATGATGAAGGGGTGCTAAGGTTACACATGCCATTGTTAGAAGCTAAGCAATTCAGGGTGGAAATATGCCTACCCATTTTGCCTTTGTTGCTGCTTGAAGCAGAACAGAGTTGGTTATCTCGCACTGTTTTGCTGCTGCAGCATGGTGCCATTATGATAAGGTggccaactttttttttagaGATGCTTTTTGTTGATAATGTAGTCGGACTCAGGTTTCTTTTATTTGAGTGTTGCCTCAACCATGCCATGgcctttattttctttgtccTAACATTATTCAATCAAGCTGATGAAGAGTGGAGGTATGAAAGTCTTCAGTTACCTGTAACTTCAGTAAGGTTTAGGCTTTCTTCTATTCAGGATTCTAGGAAGCAGCAATCTTTTGCATTTTCCTGTTTCTccaaactcaaaaactcaaaatggttATACCTGGACTCCAAGCTTCAGAAACGTAGTTTGCTTGCTAGGCAGCTGCCTCTCTCTGAGTGCTCATATGAGAATATCAAGTCCCTCGATTGCAGAATTGAGCAATTGCTGTTCAATGCTCATGCAGACCGTTCCTCATTTAAG AAGTGTGTGCCAGGTGGTCTCCCCAAAGGCACCTCGACAGATTGCTGTAGTGCAAGGCTTACTAGTTCTACTCTTAGTTCTGCAGTGAAACTCGGAAGAGTTCCTCGTTTTGCTCTTCCATTTTCTGCTGCACCCACTTTCTTCATATGTCTACATCTTAGGTTACTCATGGAGCGCAACTTTGCCTGTGTTAGCCTTCAGGATTATAGTTCTATAAATGCTTGCCAGCCAGTTAAAAATGATGGCAGCCGGGTGAAGTGCTCTGAGATCGCTGAGGATATTGCAGAAACTTCATTTACTGGAGCTAGTTCTGCTGGAGGGTCATCATGTGCTGAGCGGCAGCTCGGGAGTCTGGCATGTGAACAACAGCTGGGGAGTGAGTGTGTTTCATTGAAGTCAtctcaaaattgtcaattaGATGTTTCCCGGAGCTCTTTCATTGCCAAACATTCTGAATTGGACATGTCTGATGTGACTGTTGTGTCAAACAATTTGGAATCTGATGATCAAGTATTGGACCAGTTTGTTAAATCTTCAGGGAGAAGACATTCTAAGAATTTATCTCACAGCTTGTCTAATGCTCGTTGCCATTCTGGTTTGGTGGGGATGAGTATTGCAATTCCATCATTTGACCAAGTGGAGGGACTATCTGATGGAAAAGAAATCAACGTGGGAGAGGCTTCTCATTTGACTCTGAATACAGGTGATGACCTGATTTCCAGCCCAAACCGTACTGTTACAAGTGATGTGGTCCGGATCCCCAATATTACTGGAACGGGTGATCACATGGTCCAGAGTCCCAACCCTTCAGGCCCAGGAGGTCTGCTACACCGTAACAGAAACAGCTCTAGTTCTTCTCCTTTTGGAGAAATTTCACCTATATGGGTTGATGGGAAGGCCAATTTTACAGGGGGTGGATTTGGCAATGGTCCAAAGAGACCTCGAACGCAGGTGCAGTACACACTGCCATACGGAGGTTATGACTTCAGTTCAATGCACAAAAATCACAGCCCACGAACTCTTCCTTATAAAAGAATTAGAAGAGCTAGTGAGAAGAAGAATGCATATAGTTGTGGTGGTTCGCAGAGAAATATTGAGTTACTAGCTTGCGATGCAAATGTGTTGGTTACTCTTGGGGGGGTCAAAGGGTGGAGAGAATTTGGTGCACGCATAGTCCTGGAAATTGCGGGTCACAATGAATGGAGAATTGCTGTCAAATTTTCTGGGATTACCAAGTATTCATATAAAGTTCATAATGTTTTGCAGCCTGGCTCTACCAATCGCTTTACACATGCCATGATGTGGAAAGGGGGGAAGGATTGGGTCCTGGAGTTCCCTGACAGAAGCCAGTGGATGTTGTTCAAGGAGTTGCATGAAGAGTGTTATAACAGGAACATACGTGCTGCCTCAGTTAAAAACATCCCTATTCCTGGTGTTCGTTTGATAGAAGAAATCGAAGATTATGCATCAGAAGTCTCCTTCATTCGCTCTTCACCAACGTACTATCGACAGGCAGAAAGTGATGTCGAAATGGCCATGGATCCGTCACATATACTGTATGACATGGATAGTGAGGATGAGCAGTGGTTATCCAAGAATGATTTTTCTTGCTCTGGTGAGAGTAAACATGAAGAGATACCTGACGAATTCTTTGAGAAGGTGATGGACATGTTTGAGAAAGTTGCATATGCCCGACAGCGTGATCGCTTCGCGCCTGATGAGCTGGAAGAGCTGATGGTTGGTGTAGGGTCAATGGAAGCAGTTAAATCCATTTATGAGCATTGGCAGAATAAGCGGCAGAAGAATGGAATGTCATTAATACGTCATCTCCAG CCCCCTCTTTGGGAGAGGTATCAGCAGCAACTGAAGGAATGGGAACAAGCAATGTCAAATGCGAATCATGGCTTTGCTAGCATATGCCAGGAGAAAGCTGCTTCGATGGAGAAACCACCTATGTCTGCATTTTGTTTGAAGCCTCGAGGTCTGGAGGTTCCAAACAAGGGCTCAAAACAACGATCACAGAGAAAAATTTCAGTTTCAGGACACAATCATGTTGTCTCAAGAGATCAAGACGGTCTTCATCCCTTTG GGAGAAGATCAAATGGATATTCACATGGAGATGAGATGGTTATGTATCCAAGCCATGAATATTCAGATGTTTCCCCTATGCTTCATGCGTCACCCCGAGTTTTTTCACCACGAGAAGCTTCTGGGTTTGGATATTTTTCCTTGAACTCAGATGTGTCTGATTGGAGTCACCAGCCGAAATTTTATAGGAACAAACCAAAGAAGATTGGGTCGTTTCACTCTCATAGTAATCCGCATATGGTGGCTTCATATGATCAGAGAACTGTCGTGAAGCGAAATGGGGTTCATAGGTGGAATATGAGCTTACCTGAGTGGTCTAATCAAAAGCATTACCATCCTGAAGGATCTCGTGGGCCTGCAACTGAGCAATTTGACAGTTCAGATCTTCATGAGTTCAGGTTGCGTGACGCCTCAGGAGCAGCGCAGCATGCTCTTAACATGGCAAAACTGAAGAGGGAAAAGGCCCAAAGGTTACTCTATAAAGCTGATCTAGCCATCCATAAAGCTGTTGTTGCTCTCATGACTGCCGAGGCAATCAAAGCTGCTGCTGAGAGCACAAATGTTGATGGTCAGGTTGTGTCTACCAGGAATCACGTTCCGTGA
- the LOC129889400 gene encoding uncharacterized protein LOC129889400 isoform X1, producing the protein MESGVEEKSGGSSIENSKKQRSLDLQTLYKSGDLSKGKVSVGESDVDVRKKKKKKKRKSIKDVSLDKPEPTGEKSRSSKDEDHVNGDSVGPAESRLSSSKLEKRLDHSNRLGGLSLRLDINGNAIPRRPRGFVGRSKFNNGRASQLSTVQTSVIGNDEIKGEPDKTEGDQLPKKCALSGGEAKSDEQSSKLPSHSAGNGVTVKVKRKISVDDSREKKKGKVSSIQHAKEDSHVAVNNGETSSRKHWSTRNKRKDSSSRSSKSIKNGAPSGDNFRNFRQDSLNDDDEENLEQNAAMMLSSRFDPSCTGFSSKSRSSASQSAERLSSLPTSGQDFISREGNSLTGSESVSVDTASRVLRPRQKLKERGISRKRRHFYEVLPRDLDAYWVLNRRIKVFWPLDESWYYGLLKDYNPVRKVHHVKYDDRDEEWINLEDERFKLLLFPWEVPGKRKVRKSADAAKSIDERTLDLVVDDDSHPGNCLDSEPIISWLARSSRRVKSSPSRSLKRQKTLQLSTVSSLPHVKTEGTDCNLGSLNNCIGKTDNDLLFPDKLIDHSKAENSFVENHSSPMDGKPVVYVRRRFRKKMDGLPVYEADKAYVADIATVSVAPVVDELQNRKSSVMCIPGPESEKFLSAIDDEGVLRLHMPLLEAKQFRVEICLPILPLLLLEAEQSWLSRTVLLLQHGAIMIRWPTFFLEMLFVDNVVGLRFLLFECCLNHAMAFIFFVLTLFNQADEEWRYESLQLPVTSVRFRLSSIQDSRKQQSFAFSCFSKLKNSKWLYLDSKLQKRSLLARQLPLSECSYENIKSLDCRIEQLLFNAHADRSSFKKKCVPGGLPKGTSTDCCSARLTSSTLSSAVKLGRVPRFALPFSAAPTFFICLHLRLLMERNFACVSLQDYSSINACQPVKNDGSRVKCSEIAEDIAETSFTGASSAGGSSCAERQLGSLACEQQLGSECVSLKSSQNCQLDVSRSSFIAKHSELDMSDVTVVSNNLESDDQVLDQFVKSSGRRHSKNLSHSLSNARCHSGLVGMSIAIPSFDQVEGLSDGKEINVGEASHLTLNTGDDLISSPNRTVTSDVVRIPNITGTGDHMVQSPNPSGPGGLLHRNRNSSSSSPFGEISPIWVDGKANFTGGGFGNGPKRPRTQVQYTLPYGGYDFSSMHKNHSPRTLPYKRIRRASEKKNAYSCGGSQRNIELLACDANVLVTLGGVKGWREFGARIVLEIAGHNEWRIAVKFSGITKYSYKVHNVLQPGSTNRFTHAMMWKGGKDWVLEFPDRSQWMLFKELHEECYNRNIRAASVKNIPIPGVRLIEEIEDYASEVSFIRSSPTYYRQAESDVEMAMDPSHILYDMDSEDEQWLSKNDFSCSGESKHEEIPDEFFEKVMDMFEKVAYARQRDRFAPDELEELMVGVGSMEAVKSIYEHWQNKRQKNGMSLIRHLQPPLWERYQQQLKEWEQAMSNANHGFASICQEKAASMEKPPMSAFCLKPRGLEVPNKGSKQRSQRKISVSGHNHVVSRDQDGLHPFGRRSNGYSHGDEMVMYPSHEYSDVSPMLHASPRVFSPREASGFGYFSLNSDVSDWSHQPKFYRNKPKKIGSFHSHSNPHMVASYDQRTVVKRNGVHRWNMSLPEWSNQKHYHPEGSRGPATEQFDSSDLHEFRLRDASGAAQHALNMAKLKREKAQRLLYKADLAIHKAVVALMTAEAIKAAAESTNVDGQVVSTRNHVP; encoded by the exons ATGGAAAGTGGTGTAGAAGAGAAATCTGGTGGTAGTTCTATTGAGAATTCGAAGAAACAAAGGTCTTTGGATTTGCAGACACTATACAAGTCTGGGGATTTGAGCAAGGGGAAAGTTTCTGTTGGAGAGAGTGATGTTGATgttaggaagaagaagaagaaaaagaagagaaagagtaTAAAAGATGTGTCATTGGACAAGCCTGAGCCAACTGGGGAAAAGAGTAGGAGTAGTAAGGATGAGGATCATGTGAATGGAGATAGTGTGGGACCAGCTGAATCGCGGTTGTCATCATCGAAGTTGGAGAAAAGACTGGATCACAGCAATCGGCTGGGTGGACTTTCTCTTAGGTTAGATATTAATGGTAATGCTATTCCAAGGCGACCACGTGGTTTTGTGGGCCGAAGTAAGTTTAATAACGGTCGAGCTTCGCAGTTATCGACGGTTCAGACTTCTGTCATTGGAAATGACGAGATAAAAGGTGAACCTGACAAAACTGAGGGCGACCAGCTTCCAAAAAAGTGCGCTTTGTCTGGCGGAGAAGCTAAAAGTGATGAACAGAGTTCTAAATTACCTAGTCATTCAGCTGGCAATGGTGTTACTGTCAAGGTAAAGAGAAAGATAAGTGTTGATGATTCacgagaaaagaaaaaaggtaaGGTAAGTTCAATTCAGCATGCTAAAGAAGATAGTCATGTAGCTGTAAATAATGGTGAAACATCTTCTAGAAAGCACTGGAGTACTCGTAACAAGAGAAAGGATTCGTCATCTAGGAGTAGTAAATCTATAAAGAATGGTGCACCATCTGGAGATAATTTTAGAAACTTTCGCCAAGATTCTCTAAACGATGACGATGAGGAGAACCTTGAGCAGAATGCAGCAATGATGCTGTCATCGAGATTTGACCCTAGTTGTACAGGGTTTTCTTCAAAAAGCAGATCTTCAGCATCACAATCTGCTGAACGATTATCTTCTTTACCCACTTCTGGTCAGGATTTTATTAGTCGGGAGGGGAATTCCTTGACTGGCTCAGAATCTGTATCAGTTGATACTGCTAGCAGAGTTCTACGACCAAGACAGAAGCTCAAAGAGAGGGGTATTTCTAGGAAACGCCGTCATTTCTATGAAGTTCTTCCTAGGGACTTGGATGCGTACTGGGTATTGAACCGAAGGATTAAAGTCTTCTGGCCATTGGATGAGAGTTGGTATTATGGTCTTTTGAAAGATTACAATCCAGTGAGGAAAGTCCATCATGTCAAATATGATGATCGAGATGAGGAATGGATAAACCTAGAAGATGAGCGGTTTAAACTTTTGCTTTTCCCTTGGGAGGTACCTGGAAAAAGGAAAGTCAGAAAATCTGCAGATGCTGCAAAAAGCATTGACGAAAGGACACTTGACTTGGTCGTAGATGATGACAGCCACCCAGGTAACTGTCTGGACTCAGAGCCCATTATATCTTGGTTGGCTCGATCATCTCGTCGAGTAAAGTCTTCTCCTTCCAGGTCATTGAAGAGACAGAAAACATTACAGTTATCTACTGTATCATCACTGCCGCATGTCAAAACTGAGGGCACAGACTGTAATTTAGGTTCCTTGAACAACTGTATAGGCAAGACAGATAATGATCTACTATTCCCAGATAAGCTGATTGATCATAGCAAGGCTGAGAATTCTTTTGTCGAAAATCATAGCAGCCCCATGGATGGAAAACCTGTTGTTTATGTTCGAAGACGTTTCCGTAAGAAGATGGATGGACTTCCTGTGTATGAAGCTGACAAAGCTTATGTAGCTGATATAGCTACTGTTTCCGTTGCACCAGTTGTGGATGAATTGCAGAACCGCAAATCCAGTGTTATGTGCATTCCTGGCCCCGAGAGTGAGAAGTTTCTGTCTGCAATTGATGATGAAGGGGTGCTAAGGTTACACATGCCATTGTTAGAAGCTAAGCAATTCAGGGTGGAAATATGCCTACCCATTTTGCCTTTGTTGCTGCTTGAAGCAGAACAGAGTTGGTTATCTCGCACTGTTTTGCTGCTGCAGCATGGTGCCATTATGATAAGGTggccaactttttttttagaGATGCTTTTTGTTGATAATGTAGTCGGACTCAGGTTTCTTTTATTTGAGTGTTGCCTCAACCATGCCATGgcctttattttctttgtccTAACATTATTCAATCAAGCTGATGAAGAGTGGAGGTATGAAAGTCTTCAGTTACCTGTAACTTCAGTAAGGTTTAGGCTTTCTTCTATTCAGGATTCTAGGAAGCAGCAATCTTTTGCATTTTCCTGTTTCTccaaactcaaaaactcaaaatggttATACCTGGACTCCAAGCTTCAGAAACGTAGTTTGCTTGCTAGGCAGCTGCCTCTCTCTGAGTGCTCATATGAGAATATCAAGTCCCTCGATTGCAGAATTGAGCAATTGCTGTTCAATGCTCATGCAGACCGTTCCTCATTTAAG AAGAAGTGTGTGCCAGGTGGTCTCCCCAAAGGCACCTCGACAGATTGCTGTAGTGCAAGGCTTACTAGTTCTACTCTTAGTTCTGCAGTGAAACTCGGAAGAGTTCCTCGTTTTGCTCTTCCATTTTCTGCTGCACCCACTTTCTTCATATGTCTACATCTTAGGTTACTCATGGAGCGCAACTTTGCCTGTGTTAGCCTTCAGGATTATAGTTCTATAAATGCTTGCCAGCCAGTTAAAAATGATGGCAGCCGGGTGAAGTGCTCTGAGATCGCTGAGGATATTGCAGAAACTTCATTTACTGGAGCTAGTTCTGCTGGAGGGTCATCATGTGCTGAGCGGCAGCTCGGGAGTCTGGCATGTGAACAACAGCTGGGGAGTGAGTGTGTTTCATTGAAGTCAtctcaaaattgtcaattaGATGTTTCCCGGAGCTCTTTCATTGCCAAACATTCTGAATTGGACATGTCTGATGTGACTGTTGTGTCAAACAATTTGGAATCTGATGATCAAGTATTGGACCAGTTTGTTAAATCTTCAGGGAGAAGACATTCTAAGAATTTATCTCACAGCTTGTCTAATGCTCGTTGCCATTCTGGTTTGGTGGGGATGAGTATTGCAATTCCATCATTTGACCAAGTGGAGGGACTATCTGATGGAAAAGAAATCAACGTGGGAGAGGCTTCTCATTTGACTCTGAATACAGGTGATGACCTGATTTCCAGCCCAAACCGTACTGTTACAAGTGATGTGGTCCGGATCCCCAATATTACTGGAACGGGTGATCACATGGTCCAGAGTCCCAACCCTTCAGGCCCAGGAGGTCTGCTACACCGTAACAGAAACAGCTCTAGTTCTTCTCCTTTTGGAGAAATTTCACCTATATGGGTTGATGGGAAGGCCAATTTTACAGGGGGTGGATTTGGCAATGGTCCAAAGAGACCTCGAACGCAGGTGCAGTACACACTGCCATACGGAGGTTATGACTTCAGTTCAATGCACAAAAATCACAGCCCACGAACTCTTCCTTATAAAAGAATTAGAAGAGCTAGTGAGAAGAAGAATGCATATAGTTGTGGTGGTTCGCAGAGAAATATTGAGTTACTAGCTTGCGATGCAAATGTGTTGGTTACTCTTGGGGGGGTCAAAGGGTGGAGAGAATTTGGTGCACGCATAGTCCTGGAAATTGCGGGTCACAATGAATGGAGAATTGCTGTCAAATTTTCTGGGATTACCAAGTATTCATATAAAGTTCATAATGTTTTGCAGCCTGGCTCTACCAATCGCTTTACACATGCCATGATGTGGAAAGGGGGGAAGGATTGGGTCCTGGAGTTCCCTGACAGAAGCCAGTGGATGTTGTTCAAGGAGTTGCATGAAGAGTGTTATAACAGGAACATACGTGCTGCCTCAGTTAAAAACATCCCTATTCCTGGTGTTCGTTTGATAGAAGAAATCGAAGATTATGCATCAGAAGTCTCCTTCATTCGCTCTTCACCAACGTACTATCGACAGGCAGAAAGTGATGTCGAAATGGCCATGGATCCGTCACATATACTGTATGACATGGATAGTGAGGATGAGCAGTGGTTATCCAAGAATGATTTTTCTTGCTCTGGTGAGAGTAAACATGAAGAGATACCTGACGAATTCTTTGAGAAGGTGATGGACATGTTTGAGAAAGTTGCATATGCCCGACAGCGTGATCGCTTCGCGCCTGATGAGCTGGAAGAGCTGATGGTTGGTGTAGGGTCAATGGAAGCAGTTAAATCCATTTATGAGCATTGGCAGAATAAGCGGCAGAAGAATGGAATGTCATTAATACGTCATCTCCAG CCCCCTCTTTGGGAGAGGTATCAGCAGCAACTGAAGGAATGGGAACAAGCAATGTCAAATGCGAATCATGGCTTTGCTAGCATATGCCAGGAGAAAGCTGCTTCGATGGAGAAACCACCTATGTCTGCATTTTGTTTGAAGCCTCGAGGTCTGGAGGTTCCAAACAAGGGCTCAAAACAACGATCACAGAGAAAAATTTCAGTTTCAGGACACAATCATGTTGTCTCAAGAGATCAAGACGGTCTTCATCCCTTTG GGAGAAGATCAAATGGATATTCACATGGAGATGAGATGGTTATGTATCCAAGCCATGAATATTCAGATGTTTCCCCTATGCTTCATGCGTCACCCCGAGTTTTTTCACCACGAGAAGCTTCTGGGTTTGGATATTTTTCCTTGAACTCAGATGTGTCTGATTGGAGTCACCAGCCGAAATTTTATAGGAACAAACCAAAGAAGATTGGGTCGTTTCACTCTCATAGTAATCCGCATATGGTGGCTTCATATGATCAGAGAACTGTCGTGAAGCGAAATGGGGTTCATAGGTGGAATATGAGCTTACCTGAGTGGTCTAATCAAAAGCATTACCATCCTGAAGGATCTCGTGGGCCTGCAACTGAGCAATTTGACAGTTCAGATCTTCATGAGTTCAGGTTGCGTGACGCCTCAGGAGCAGCGCAGCATGCTCTTAACATGGCAAAACTGAAGAGGGAAAAGGCCCAAAGGTTACTCTATAAAGCTGATCTAGCCATCCATAAAGCTGTTGTTGCTCTCATGACTGCCGAGGCAATCAAAGCTGCTGCTGAGAGCACAAATGTTGATGGTCAGGTTGTGTCTACCAGGAATCACGTTCCGTGA